Proteins encoded by one window of Arachis hypogaea cultivar Tifrunner chromosome 1, arahy.Tifrunner.gnm2.J5K5, whole genome shotgun sequence:
- the LOC112799570 gene encoding protein RER1A isoform X1, translated as MDAGSTAPSSSSAASAAAAAAAAATATATTSMEDFQTPAAAISRWKFEVSRQYQHLLDKTTPHVLNRWLGTLAVAFVYALRVYLIQGFYVVSYGLGIHLLNLLIGFLSPQVDPEIQSLSEGPTLPTRSNDEFRPFVRRLPEFKFWYSITKAFCIAFVMTFFSAFDVPVFWPILLFYWVVLFTLTMRRQISHMIKYKYVPFTLGKQRYNGKRASAESASLSED; from the exons ATGGACGCGGGATCCACCGCTCCCTCCTCCTCATCCGCCGcttccgccgccgccgccgccgccgccgccgcaacCGCAACCGCAACAACCTCAATGGAAGATTTTCAGACCCCGGCGGCCGCCATATCGCGGTGGAAGTTCGAGGTATCCCGTCAGTACCAGCACCTGCTTGACAAAACTACCCCGCACGTGCTGAACCGTTGGCTGGGAACGTTGGCGGTTGCGTTCGTGTACGCGCTGCGCGTGTACTTGATCCAAGGGTTCTACGTCGTTTCGTACGGACTCGGAATTCACCTGCTGAACCTCTTGATTGGGTTTCTTTCCCCTCAGGTCGATCCCGAGATTCAATCACTCTCAGAGGGACCCACTTTGCCAACAAGAAGCAACGATGAGTTCCGTCCCTTCGTTCGTCGCCTCCCAGAGTTCAAGTTCTG GTACTCAATAACAAAGGCTTTTTGCATTGCGTTTGTGATGACATTTTTTAGTGCATTTGATGTTCCAGTGTTCTGGCCAATACTCCTATTCTATTGGGTGGTCCTATTTACACTTACTATGAGGAGACAGATATCACACATGATCAAATACAAATATGTACCGTTCACATTGGGCAAACAG cgCTATAATGGGAAGAGAGCATCAGCAGAAAGCGCAAGCCTTTCAGAGGACTGA
- the LOC112799570 gene encoding protein RER1A isoform X2: MDAGSTAPSSSSAASAAAAAAAAATATATTSMEDFQTPAAAISRWKFEVSRQYQHLLDKTTPHVLNRWLGTLAVAFVYALRVYLIQGFYVVSYGLGIHLLNLLIGFLSPQVDPEIQSLSEGPTLPTRSNDEFRPFVRRLPEFKFWYSITKAFCIAFVMTFFSAFDVPVFWPILLFYWVVLFTLTMRRQISHMIKYKYVPFTLGKQRYNGKRASAESASLSED; the protein is encoded by the exons ATGGACGCGGGATCCACCGCTCCCTCCTCCTCATCCGCCGcttccgccgccgccgccgccgccgccgccgcaacCGCAACCGCAACAACCTCAATGGAAGATTTTCAGACCCCGGCGGCCGCCATATCGCGGTGGAAGTTCGAGGTATCCCGTCAGTACCAGCACCTGCTTGACAAAACTACCCCGCACGTGCTGAACCGTTGGCTGGGAACGTTGGCGGTTGCGTTCGTGTACGCGCTGCGCGTGTACTTGATCCAAGGGTTCTACGTCGTTTCGTACGGACTCGGAATTCACCTGCTGAACCTCTTGATTGGGTTTCTTTCCCCTCAGGTCGATCCCGAGATTCAATCACTCTCAGAGGGACCCACTTTGCCAACAAGAAGCAACGATGAGTTCCGTCCCTTCGTTCGTCGCCTCCCAGAGTTCAAGTTCTGGTAC TCAATAACAAAGGCTTTTTGCATTGCGTTTGTGATGACATTTTTTAGTGCATTTGATGTTCCAGTGTTCTGGCCAATACTCCTATTCTATTGGGTGGTCCTATTTACACTTACTATGAGGAGACAGATATCACACATGATCAAATACAAATATGTACCGTTCACATTGGGCAAACAG cgCTATAATGGGAAGAGAGCATCAGCAGAAAGCGCAAGCCTTTCAGAGGACTGA